The DNA window ACTCTGTCTTTTTGTTTCTCAACTTTTTTTAATATGTCATTATCTAAATTTTCCATAACCTAATTTTAACACTTTATAGAATTTATTGCAATATATTACTATAACAATTCTTTGTTTATAGTGGCTTTAATAAATTAAATTTTATATAAAAAAATTCTCTTTATTTATAATTTTAAGAGAACTCTTTTATCTTTTTATTTTAATTACCTCAATTTTAACCTTAGTTATTCCTTTTTCAACATCTTCTATTTTTCTAAATGCTGCTGCCGTTAAATCAATTACTCTATGTTTATGAAACGGTCCTCTATCATTAATCCTTACATTTACAGATTTACCATTAGCTAAATTAGTTACTTTAACCCATGTCCCAAATGGTAATTTTTTATGTGCTGCCGTTAATTTTTCTGTATTAAAAATCTCACCATTTGCTGTTTTTCTTCCATTCCAACGCTTCCCATAAAATGATGCAATTCCTTTTTGATAAAATTTAATAGATTCTATTGTTGCTTTTTTTACTATCTTATCAGTTGATATTCCTCCAAATACATTAAACACAAATATTAATGATATTAATATTAATATTTTATTCTTCATATATCCTCCATTCTTTAAATTACATAAAGAATTTTAACATACAGGCTTACATTTGTCAAATTTAACTACTCTACAACTTTCTTGTTTTTTCTTATTTCCATCATTTCACTGTATGTTACAAATTGATAACCTTGTTTTTTCAATTCAGGAATAAGTTCTTTTACTGCTAAGTAACTCGATTCAAATAAATCGTGAAATAAAACTATATTTTTATCTTTTAAATCCTTTTTAATATGCGCTATTATTAAATCTTTATTTCTATATCTCCAATCTAAACTGTCAACATTCCATAAAGCTAATTTACCGTTTAATTCTTTTGTTATTTGTTTATTAAAAACTCCGTATGGTGGTCTTAAATACTCTGCATCTTCTCCTGTTAATTTCATTATTTCATTATCTGTTTCAAATATTTCTTTCCATCTAGTCTTACTGTTTATTAATGTTAAATTAGGATGATTATATGTATGGTTTACTATCTCATGTCCTTCTAGATATGTTTTTTTTAACATTTCTTTATGTCTTTTTACATTTCTTCCTACAACACAAAAAGTCGCTAAATCTTCATCTTTAAATAATTCTCTAATTAGTTCGTGATATTCATTTAAAGGTCCATCATCAAAGGTAAATGCAATATGTTTTTTCTCCATATTTATAGGTCTTTTTCTTGGCGTTAATTTTTCTCCTTCATAAATAGATGGAAATCCCGAATTAGCTTTAAAAAGAACTTTATTTTCTTCTATATTAACTATAATCTTTTTTTCATCCCCAAAAATTATATTTCCATCTTCAATCAAAAATACATCTAAATTAACATTTTCTATATCATAACCTAATTCTTCTAATATTTTTTTATGTCTTACTCTTAATATATCATCTTTTTCTAATATCTTATTTTTTTCGTGTGAGTAATATAAGACTTTATCTGTTCCGCGTATAACTCCAAAATTATTTGAAAAAATTATATTTGAAAAAAAATATAATGTTATAAGTAATTTACTGGTTTTTCTCATTTTTACCTCTTTATATATTTAATTTAATTTATTTAACAATAAATTTACTTTCGTATTTTATCATTTTACAGCATTTATTGCAATATTTTAAATCATTTAAAAAATAAAAATATTCAAATGTTAATAATTTGTTTTTTTTTATTTAATGTTATATAATAAATAAAATATAGAAAGTGAGATTAATATGAAGAAATATAAAAAGGTTTTAATACTTATTTTTTTAGCTACTCAAATAAGTTTAGCCAAAAAAGGATTTAAAACAGAAATTTCTATGGGAGTTGAAAGTTCTCTTGGAGTAGATAATATAAATAGCATCATAGAGCATATTCCTCCCATACTTAAATTAACTAGTTCAAAAAAACATCCAGATTATGAAAAAATAAATAACAATCCTAGTCCTAACCCTGCTCCATCGCCAAGTCCTGGTAGCAGTAATTTATATCAACCAATTCTTAACCCTACAAAAAGAGATTTATTTTTAGTGGCTAAACATTTAGGTAAAAAAGTCAAGTTCTATAAAACTCTTGATGTTAAAATTTCAGAAGATTATTTTGGACTTAGTGCTTATTTCCAATCAAGAGCTTCTGTTAGAGATAATGATGAGATAAATAGATTAAAATTAGGAATAAATTCTAATAATAAATATTTAAGTGGTTATATTTATTCTTATGTTAGAGGTGAAACAGATAAAAAATATGGTCTTGATAAATTTGATACCGAAGAAATTGAAAATAAAGTAGTAAATTATGGATTTAGTCTAAACCCTTTACCTGATAGTGTTGCAAGTGTATCATTTGATGTAAAAGGAAAAGATAAATATGTTCATTTAGGACCTACACTTAGAATACAAAAAGATGGATTTTTCTTAAACTTAGGTTATTCAAGAATTTATAACGAAGATACAAAAAAAATATATGTTAAAGATGAAATATTAAATCTTAGTGCAACAGCTCCAGGTTATAACAAAATTGAATATTTTAAAAAATGGACATTAAAAAAGGACCCTGACAAAAATTATAACTATGAAACAGATAAAGCAGATTTAGAAAAAGCAGAAGTTTCAGGTTATAAAGGAACTAGTAGAATTTTAGGACTATACTCAGGTTCATTATACGGGGATTTCCCAATAAAATATGCTTTACAAACAACTGATAAAATACTTTCAAGTAATCCAAAATATGGCATATTAAAAGAAGGTATAGACTATATTACAGGACATAATTTATTACCTAATCTTTCCCTTATAACAAGATTAGGTAATGCTAAATTAGATAATTTAGCTAATGATTTGGTTAAAGATATAGTCACAGATATGTATGAAAGAGTAGGATTTGACCCTGATTCAAATTATTCTTCTATTGGTATATGGAATCAAATTCCTGATGATTTTATAAATTTACTACCTAGAAGAAATAAACCTTTTAATATTAAAGATTTTACATCTAGTGGATTAAGTCCTAATGCTTTATTTTATGATGGTTTAACAAAAGCTCAAATGCTAGGTGAAACAACAACTCCATTAAACCATAAACCAAACTCATCTAATAGTGGTAGCAGTTCTGGCAGTGGTTCTGGTGGAACTAGAATTGTAGATTTAAGTGGAAAATACGAAAAAATAGATAAAAAACATTCTGTCGGCAGTGATGCTAAAAAATATATAGCAGAAGAATTATTCGAAACTCACAAAAAAGCTATTGATATTCTTAAACAACTTTCAAAAGGAGAAAACATAGTTGGTAATGGATTAGCTATTGTTGGTGGTGGATTAAATTCACTTCGTGATAACCTATATTCTAACCCTTATGAAATGAATGGAATCGATATGTTAAGAGGAATATATTTACATAGAAGTGAAAAAGACAAAAATAAATTTGAAACACATAAGGTTTTAAAAGAGCTTGTTAAAGATATTGAAAATTTACCTGCCACTAAAATGGGCAAAGAGCTTTTTACACTTGAAACAGGTTATAGAAATAAAAATCTTTTAATAAAATTCTTTGCAAACTCAAATGAAAAACTATATATCAAAAACAATAAATATGAGTATAGCAAGACAAAAAATAAGTTAGGATTAAACTTAAATGTTCATAACGACATAGTAATATTTAATTCTAATACAGAGTTGGTAAAATCATTTAATACATTTAAAAAACAAAATACTTTATTAGAATACAGTATGTACGATATTAAAACAGATAACTATTTAGGATTTAATATAAGTGCACCACATAATGTTAATGTAGAATTAGGATTAGGTCATATAGGTGAATTTGGTTATATTAAAAATCCAAAATTAATAATTAATGGTAAAGAATATAAAAAAAATGTAGCAATAAGAGATAAAGATAATAATCCCATAGGAAAAGATGGAAAATCTATAAATGTTATAAAAACAACAGAAAAAGTCTTAATTGATAAAGAAGTAGCTAATGGAAATACTAATGATAAAAGAAATATTAACGCATCAGATTACATTAAAACAGAAGAAAAAGCTGCACAAAGTAGTTGGTACAATATATATAACATTATATACCCTAAAATAGCTGTAACTGCTAGACCTAGCGATAATTTAATATTAACACATGAAATAAAGATACCTATAAGTATGGTAAATAATAAATTTGATGGATTTAATGCAATATATACAGGTAAAGCCACATATTTATTAGATAGCCATGATATTTTCTACTCTTTATTTGATGATAGACACTTATTTAAATTTGATTCGACTGGAGATATAAAATTTAGTACAAAGGCTGATGAATTATTTAAATATAATGCGTTATTTGACTTTGGAGTAGCAAAACTAGACTTAAAAGGTAAAAATGGTATAAATCCTAAAAACAATAAAATTGATTTTGATTTTATAGTAAGACCATTAGTCTTTAATTTCAAAGTTAATCCACAAATAGCAATAGCTAAAGAAGATAAAGATTATACACTTAAACTTGGTGTTGTTAATAAAGGAAAAAATATATTTAATATTGGTGGTAGAACTGTTTTAAAAACTAAAAATGACTATTTTGAAGATCATATAAAAAAATCTATTTTATATGTATTAAAAAATAGAAAAGAAAGTGAATATAATCATATAAAACAAATATTAACTGATGATTACAAATTTGATTCAAATAATTTAAAATATAAATTTACACCATATATTGAAGCAAAAAAAGATAAAGGTAAATTAACATATTCATTTAAAGGAACTTCTACTATTGCAAATGCAAATGAAACAACAATAAAAACTTCTGATACAGTAGAAGATAAGAATTTTACTATTGAAAAACCATTAGAAGATTATGCAAAAAACTATATTTATTGGAGTTATACAAAAACCAAAGATGCACCTAATGAGTATATCTATATAAGTAAAGTTAATAAATATAAAGATACAGTAACAAAATCAGTAGTAAGTAATAAAAAAGTTAAATTAAGAGAATTTGATTTGAAATTAGAAGTAAATTATGGCAAAAAAACAGGTCTTAAAATTAGTTCAAATTCTAACCTTAACCATAAAGATATAAGAGTTACAATCTATAATAATTTTAAAACAGATACTAAGAGAACTACACATGAATCTATACACGCAATTAAAGCGGGCAATGGTTATAAAGTTAGTAATTCATGGGAATTAGATAGTAATAATATTCCGGGAGAAGTTATAAAAACATTTAAAGAAAAACTTAAACCTGGTTACTATTATTGTACAAGTGGAACTTGTTTTAGTTATGATTATGAATCTAATGTAAAAAACAATGCAAAACTTACATTAAATTCTCCAAAAATAACTAATATTAGTAAAAATTCAGTTAAAAAAGCAACATTATCAGTTAAAGAAACAACTTTTAATACTGAAAATTATTTAGGTTATGGCTTAAAAGGAAACAAAAAAACTATTATTAATTTGGGTATAGGTCATATTTTAAATATTAAACATACTAGTATAGGAAATGTAATTATTGGAGATACTAAATTATTTGCTAGTTCTAAATGGGATATAAAACACATTATAGAACCTCAAATAACTTTAAATTATAATATAACGAAAAACTTTGATTTAAATGCAACAGTTGGAGCACCTATAAAATTTTTATGGAACAATGTTAAAAATAGTAAATTAATAGATTTACATTTAGATCTTAAATATAAATGGTAAGAAAAAAAGGACAATTTTGTCCTTTTTTTGGTTAATTACCATGCATAAGAGGTATGAATTTCAAAATCTAATACATTGTTATATTTTTTATCAGTAAACGTTAATTCTCCTATATATTTTGCAGAAGCACCCAATTTAATATTATTATTAAACACTTTGTCCATTCCTAATTTAAACTCATATTTGAAATAACCATCTGGTTTTTCAATTATAGTTTTAGATGTCCTAATATAATTATATATATATTGTTTATAACCTGCCATTATTTTTGGTGTTGCATAAAGGCTTAACCCTTTATTTCTATATTCAATTTTAACATCTGTATCTAATTTAGTTATAATATCATAACCGTAAAAGTCTTTTGTTGCTTTTCCACCACCAGCACTTAAATATGCTCCAAGTGATGTCGTGAAATAAAATTTCTCTTTTACTTTAAATTCTTTATAAAAATTAGCATATAAATCTACATGATTCATAAAAATTAAATTTTCATTATTTGCTTTATTTTTAGCTAGTAATGATGCTCTATATCTTGCAAATCCTTTAAAATTATTATTTTTAACTCCTAATCCTAAAGTTATATGATTTACTAGCCTATTATTATATTCTAAGAATGTTATTAATTTAAAATCTTTATTATTTTTTATAGGTGTAAATCCTATACCAATTTCTGCTCCTGAAACTAATTTTTCAAGTTCAAACTTACCTTCTGTTAAAACTTTTTCAAGTATAGGTATAATAGGCCCTAAATGAAATTTAACAAAATATTTTTCATCAAATCTATTTACTATTTCAGTATCATCATAATTAAATTTATCTAATATATCTTTAACTTTTTTTGTATCATAAACATATACGTCTGTTTCTAATTCTAATAAATCTCCTGATGCTAGCGAAACCACTATTGTATATTTAAATACACCTTCTTTACTTGTATCTATTACACCCTTATTCCATTTAAAACTATCTTTACCTTTAACTGTTCCTGATTCTATACTAGATTTAGCATCTAATACATAATCATAGGCACTAGGAGTTTCATCTCCAACATTTAAATAAACTGGTTTTGTTGCAAATTGATTTTTATTTAATACTATAACTATGTCTTGAGTAACTTCATTGTTTGCTATATCTTTTGTTGTAACTTTTAAATGATAAGTTTTTCTAGTATCATTTCCCCAATCATTTATTTTAGGTATACCTTCTATATTATAACTATAACCATTAGGTATATTCATTGGTTCAGATAAACTAATCCCATTTGGTAAATTACCTTCAACCTTAAATTGTATTATATTATTTTCGATAAGTATTCCAGAATTATCTGTACTTTGTACTAATACTTTATTATATTTTATACCTTCTGTTAATGTAATAGCCTTCAATCCATCAATTTCTCTATTAAAATCTTTTGGATCTAGTATAATTTTAGGTGCTACATCATCTTTTACTTTTAAATTAAATTTAGTAGCAATATGACTATCATCATCAAATCTTATAAGTATATCAATAGGAAATTCTCCTATTTCTTTTGATTTAGTTTTTGGGAAATTTAATCCATTTGGAGAAAATATAACTTCCCACTCATTAGGATTAGGATTATTTTTCAATAAGTTTTCTTTAATGATTAGTTCTTTTACATCTTCTGCATTAACTTGTTCCCCATAATTTTTAGTAATTGATACTCTCTTTAAAAACTCACTATCGCTAATATTTAAAGGGTATTTATCAGATTTCTTAAAATTATTAGGGTCTTTTGAATTATTTCCACTTTCATTTTCTTTTGTATCTGGTATTCCGTCATTATCATCATCTGTATCTGTAATATCTGGGTCTCCATCTCCATCTGTATCTCTTAAAAGATTGAATTTTATACTCTCTTTATTAGTTTTAATAACAGTAGAGTTTTCATAAGTTGTAGAAACTTTTATATCTATATTTACTTCTTTTTTCTCAAAAGTTGAACCCCACCAAGTATTATCTTGTTTACCTACAGTTGTATCAATAGTTTTAGGATTAGAATTTAAATTACTATTTATTCCATTTAATTTAGAATCAATAATTATTTTATTTTGTCCTTCTATTCCTTTAAAATAAATAGGTTCTCCATTTTGAATTAATTCATATTCTCCTAATTTATTATCTTTAGTAATATTAGGAACTACTCTATATTTAATAGTAGTTATTTTATTTTGACCACTTTTAGCTTCTATTAAATCTGCTTGTGTTTTTCCTTCTATTACTTCTATTTTAGGCTCTAAATATATAGGTTTATATACTTTTATTTTAACCGTTACTATATTACTACTTCCATCAGGGTATGTTATTGAAATTAATTCAGTTTTTTCACTGTTAATATTTTTATAAGTTACTTCCCCACTTACAGAATCTTGAACTCTTAAATCATTTTCTATTGTTTTAAATGATAATTTTCTATTATAGTTTAATGTATTTAATCCTTTTATTTTTTCATCAACTATTTTAAATACATTTATAGGAGTATTTAAAATTGTTTTAGAAGTTAATTCATTTAATATAGTTGGATTACTTGTTCTATCTTTTTTAGCATCTGATATTGTTTTTAAGACTAATATATCTGACACTTCACTTAAATTTGATTTATTATCTTCAAATTGTACAGTCATATTTTTACCATCTAATTTTTCAAATTTACTTTCATCAGTTGGTAAAACTAATCTCAATTCTCCATTTTGTTTTTTCTCTATACTATATTCAGAATATGAGTTAGAGTTATTATCTAATGTCCAACCACCATTACTACTAAATTCTTTTGCCTTATCTTTAATAAATACAATTTTATCAGTTCCTATTTTTACAATTAATTTAACAAAATCATTATCTAATTTAGAACCTGGTATATATGATGTACTATCTTTATCTGGTGCTAAAATTTTTACTTTTCTATCTATTCCTTTGGCACCATCTTTTTCTACTAATTCATTATCATGTTCTAATTTTGGTTTATTTGCATATATATCATATAGTTCTGAATTAGAATTTGCTCCTAAATCCGTTGTTTTATTATATCTATTATCTGCATGAGCATATATAACTTTTTTATGTAAACTATCAAAATCTTTTGGTTTCACTTCTAATTTATTATTCGTGCTTTCCAATGTAAAATCTGAATTATTTCCAGCAATACTCCAAACACCTTGTCTATTTTTAACAAGTACAAATAAGGCATTATTTTCTAAGTCTGTCTTATCTGCTGTTAATTTAATAGCTTCTGTTTTAACTACTATTCTATTTGCATTTTTTTCAGTATTTCCTAAATTAGCCAAATCAATAGTTATAGATTTAGGGTGTTTACCTGTATTATTTAAAGCTCCACTTATATTCTTAGTTCCTATATTAAAAGTATTATCAACCACTTCTAATATATCTGGAACTGTATCTCCTTTATCATGGTCTTGATTTCTATATAGAGTAAAACTTATCTTTTTAGTTATAGTTTGTGGATTTTCTTTACCTGCAGTTAATTTAACTGTCATTTCCACTGTTTTTGTAAGTTCATCATCATTAGCCCAAGTAGTTAAAGGTTTCCCGCTTAAAACTCCATCTTTTGATAAAGTAATTCCAGTTATACCATTACTATCAAATTCAATTTTATCTATATGATTTGGATTAGGTGTTATATCTAATACTTTTGTCCTAAAACTTACACCTTCTATATATGGTTTTATCTTATTAATCTCTGCAGATAAAAATACTGCTTTTAAAATGA is part of the Oceanivirga salmonicida genome and encodes:
- a CDS encoding septal ring lytic transglycosylase RlpA family protein, with product MKNKILILISLIFVFNVFGGISTDKIVKKATIESIKFYQKGIASFYGKRWNGRKTANGEIFNTEKLTAAHKKLPFGTWVKVTNLANGKSVNVRINDRGPFHKHRVIDLTAAAFRKIEDVEKGITKVKIEVIKIKR
- a CDS encoding polysaccharide deacetylase family protein produces the protein MRKTSKLLITLYFFSNIIFSNNFGVIRGTDKVLYYSHEKNKILEKDDILRVRHKKILEELGYDIENVNLDVFLIEDGNIIFGDEKKIIVNIEENKVLFKANSGFPSIYEGEKLTPRKRPINMEKKHIAFTFDDGPLNEYHELIRELFKDEDLATFCVVGRNVKRHKEMLKKTYLEGHEIVNHTYNHPNLTLINSKTRWKEIFETDNEIMKLTGEDAEYLRPPYGVFNKQITKELNGKLALWNVDSLDWRYRNKDLIIAHIKKDLKDKNIVLFHDLFESSYLAVKELIPELKKQGYQFVTYSEMMEIRKNKKVVE
- a CDS encoding BspA family leucine-rich repeat surface protein; this translates as MIKIIKKILILFLIFTNSLVFAALLPETPIGENSNNVVIKEIAGKIYEISGSGKIDKNKFWNATSSIKNDKDYTIKIKDNNVKFSDDSKSFFSGYKTNFDFPNNLDTSNVTNMSSMFYTSKNIPDLSNWDTSKVTDMSYMFSYSEADADLSGWDTANVTNMSNMFANSIMDPDVTNWNVSKVTDMSYMFQNNKNVILKDKTKNWDTSSLTNASAMFYNTQKANPNVSNWNMSKVTNFSYMFGNAPSATPNTSNWNTDSATNMASMFQGAVEADPNVSGWNTSKVTNMSSMFYGAIEADPDVTNWDTSKVTNMNSMFRGTESARLDGNKTKNWDTSSVTDMEYMFYSAKRANPNTKDWDTSKVINMRGMFGNTRDANPDTSNWKTNNVTNMSYMFSNAKSANPDTSKWNTVNVTDMSYMFNGTEKANPNVTDWNTAKVTNMTHMFNASVAATLRNADGTSMTTNWNVSKVTSMHQMFYAAQKADPEIGNWDAKELTDAAHMFAFTKKATLKNSAGFNTPKLIHALAMFNNAEIADPDVTNWKMDNVISMGSMFANTKKANPNVSNWKTSNVTDMSLMFNLAKAATLRNDDGSSMTTNWDVSKVTTMNQMFYGTEKADPEIGNWNATELTDAQNMFGNAKAATLKNSAGFKSPKLINASAMFSNAIKANPDTSTWTMGNVTDMSNMFANAVSANPNVSDWDTKNLVNAPNMFQGAIKATPDIRKWNVAKLTNTYAMFHNHIDGHGVDFSKFREINAPTTHIGILNPDINFIIPATFFKGSNAVRLDQNTNKVSINIVDIRPLYGFKISKIKNGVEKNIKIAPYNASITADYVKNHFKNSTEAFDPDADYRIEKHVTALVSQTAVKVYQEDDITDGQGYLKDKYVKQIIRNYKNMPQGTKYKVPNNLDTSKHTYNFKNPNDPNSIREVLIEVVYPSDLKEERNAKFIIYPNISLIDDPSGNTFADPGRTRIIFNATNKAEIKIPAHKNEADENIAEKKSDSFSVNIYVGNDNDGGTKFSKLYAKMKEIGVSLEVKDSANNKFIYWEDINLDEVIGINGDAPNVRIFNRKEVDKLIAASGTGKNEIILKAVFLSAEINKIKPYIEGVSFRTKVLDITPNPNHIDKIEFDSNGITGITLSKDGVLSGKPLTTWANDDELTKTVEMTVKLTAGKENPQTITKKISFTLYRNQDHDKGDTVPDILEVVDNTFNIGTKNISGALNNTGKHPKSITIDLANLGNTEKNANRIVVKTEAIKLTADKTDLENNALFVLVKNRQGVWSIAGNNSDFTLESTNNKLEVKPKDFDSLHKKVIYAHADNRYNKTTDLGANSNSELYDIYANKPKLEHDNELVEKDGAKGIDRKVKILAPDKDSTSYIPGSKLDNDFVKLIVKIGTDKIVFIKDKAKEFSSNGGWTLDNNSNSYSEYSIEKKQNGELRLVLPTDESKFEKLDGKNMTVQFEDNKSNLSEVSDILVLKTISDAKKDRTSNPTILNELTSKTILNTPINVFKIVDEKIKGLNTLNYNRKLSFKTIENDLRVQDSVSGEVTYKNINSEKTELISITYPDGSSNIVTVKIKVYKPIYLEPKIEVIEGKTQADLIEAKSGQNKITTIKYRVVPNITKDNKLGEYELIQNGEPIYFKGIEGQNKIIIDSKLNGINSNLNSNPKTIDTTVGKQDNTWWGSTFEKKEVNIDIKVSTTYENSTVIKTNKESIKFNLLRDTDGDGDPDITDTDDDNDGIPDTKENESGNNSKDPNNFKKSDKYPLNISDSEFLKRVSITKNYGEQVNAEDVKELIIKENLLKNNPNPNEWEVIFSPNGLNFPKTKSKEIGEFPIDILIRFDDDSHIATKFNLKVKDDVAPKIILDPKDFNREIDGLKAITLTEGIKYNKVLVQSTDNSGILIENNIIQFKVEGNLPNGISLSEPMNIPNGYSYNIEGIPKINDWGNDTRKTYHLKVTTKDIANNEVTQDIVIVLNKNQFATKPVYLNVGDETPSAYDYVLDAKSSIESGTVKGKDSFKWNKGVIDTSKEGVFKYTIVVSLASGDLLELETDVYVYDTKKVKDILDKFNYDDTEIVNRFDEKYFVKFHLGPIIPILEKVLTEGKFELEKLVSGAEIGIGFTPIKNNKDFKLITFLEYNNRLVNHITLGLGVKNNNFKGFARYRASLLAKNKANNENLIFMNHVDLYANFYKEFKVKEKFYFTTSLGAYLSAGGGKATKDFYGYDIITKLDTDVKIEYRNKGLSLYATPKIMAGYKQYIYNYIRTSKTIIEKPDGYFKYEFKLGMDKVFNNNIKLGASAKYIGELTFTDKKYNNVLDFEIHTSYAW